The following are encoded together in the Armatimonadota bacterium genome:
- a CDS encoding phytoene/squalene synthase family protein, which yields MQAEWEDRLTAEALSSLQGTSHAPAVSASPAELELAFSVCRRITFEHSRTFFFASALLPAQKRRAVRALYAFCRSTDDIVDEKGVDAAERMRSWRDAVAAPVPPPDHPVLLAWSHVRTQYRIPDTLPAKLIESVSRDLHQTRYSSFDDLVDYCYGVASTVGLMSMKIIGFSGEEAAPYALKLGIAMQLTNILRDVAQDYGMGRIYLPQDELNAYGIDETHLAQGVVNENWRRFMRFQIDRARRLYSEARPGIPMLSADGQFAIAAASELYAGILGQIERQGYDVFSRRAQVPQLAKACRLPGIYLRLLSARRSTRHQA from the coding sequence ATGCAAGCTGAGTGGGAGGACCGCTTGACGGCGGAGGCGCTATCGTCACTGCAGGGAACGTCCCACGCGCCGGCCGTGTCCGCGTCGCCCGCAGAGTTGGAACTGGCCTTCTCGGTATGCCGACGGATCACTTTCGAGCACAGCCGGACGTTCTTTTTCGCAAGCGCCTTGCTACCCGCGCAGAAACGCCGCGCAGTGCGCGCTCTCTATGCATTCTGCCGGTCCACGGATGATATCGTCGATGAGAAGGGTGTCGACGCGGCCGAGAGGATGCGCAGTTGGCGGGACGCCGTGGCTGCGCCGGTTCCCCCGCCGGACCACCCGGTGCTGCTGGCATGGTCCCATGTGCGGACCCAGTACAGGATACCGGATACGCTTCCCGCCAAACTGATTGAGAGCGTCTCCCGGGATCTGCACCAGACGCGCTACAGCTCCTTCGATGACCTTGTGGATTACTGCTATGGGGTGGCCTCGACGGTGGGGCTGATGAGCATGAAGATCATCGGCTTCAGTGGGGAAGAGGCGGCCCCGTATGCGCTCAAGCTTGGGATCGCCATGCAACTGACGAACATCCTGCGGGATGTCGCGCAGGATTACGGTATGGGCCGTATCTACCTGCCCCAGGACGAACTGAACGCCTACGGAATCGACGAGACGCACCTTGCACAGGGGGTCGTGAACGAAAACTGGCGGCGCTTCATGCGGTTCCAGATAGACAGGGCGCGCCGCCTGTACTCCGAGGCGCGGCCGGGTATCCCGATGCTGTCAGCCGACGGGCAGTTCGCCATCGCTGCCGCTTCGGAGCTGTACGCCGGGATACTGGGACAGATCGAGCGCCAGGGCTATGATGTTTTCTCGCGAAGGGCGCAGGTACCGCAACTGGCCAAGGCCTGCCGTCTGCCCGGCATCTACCTGCGACTGCTCAGCGCAAGGCGCAGCACGCGGCACCAGGCCTGA